TTTGTGCCCTGGAAGTCATCCATCGAAATGTGCTTATTACGTATCGAAGTGTGGGATGTGTCCAAATTACGTCTTGACCGGCACACGTCCTGCATGAAGAGTCAGTTATCCAATCGAAGAACCTATATGTCGCATGGGGCTGCCCCAGTAATTAAGATAGCAATAATCAGGCAAAGGCATTGGGCATTCAATGACTACACCTCTTGAATCCCTGGAGATAGGATCCGTGTTACCATACTAAACCTTTTTGTCACTTGTTAGAACAATACTTCACGGTCTCTCTGCCCTTAGCCTCTCCGTGACACGGACTCCATGATCCTGGGTACCTGTAGGGATGAAGAACGTGAACGAGACAACAGACAACTACATAACAACTTTATGCTACACATACGAGACTTTAATTCAAAGTACTTCCATCGATCACTCCAACAAATCCATTAGGTTGCAAGGCCTTGCCTCAACCCATGACCTTACTGTCACACATGAAGATCAGATCACACCACAAACTCATCGAAGAACATATCATGAAGATTGATTGATAATATGTCTTACAATGGATGACAGATGTGATACACGATTACAAGTACGGCTAGATGGCTAAGAACTATGGTGGTGATGAAGGTTGTGGCTATGGAGATGGGAAATGGCGGCAGCTAGGGTTGATGGAGATGGCTTTATGTGAAGATGACAATGGGTGGCTTGTTCTGCAATGTTCTGTTGCTCATTGGCGTCGGGCCCTTTATAAAGGTTGTTCAGGTGGATCAGACGCCTCGGTTAGGACGCCAAATGACCATCCATACGAGCAGGGGTGGTCATATGGAAGGTCGTCTTTTGCTATGTTTCCTCTGGTGCGTCTCCCACCTGATCTTCTCTATGTTCACTTTACTCCTTTTCATGTAAATTTCATCCATAAATTGCCTATTTCTTGTGGAAACAAAATAAAGATAAGATATTTGGAATCCTTTACATTCATTGCTCATTAGTGGCAATATCAGAGCGAATTTCTCGGTTTAAATGAAATATTTAGGTATAAACTCAGGTTAGAGGAGTGTAAAAATAACACTTATCACCGGCGGAAAGTCATCTTTCGTGATGTGTCGTTGATGGTGGTGGCAACGTCTCGTCGACGAGTAATTCTTCCTCGAGCACTCCAATCTGCGGCAACGACGATGGTTCATGGGTGTAAATTCTCGTCGCCAATTCTGTATGGTGTTGCTAGGTTTTTTAAGGTTTGTCGGCACGTCGACGACAACTTTCCCTCGCAATTGGATCCCTTGGCCTCATCTGCCATATAGGCGTGCCCTCGGTGCAGCTTGAGGCCTGCGAGATCTAATGGAGGTCGAGCTCTTgaatctatttctcttcctgtTTGTGTTACCTTCTTCTCCAGGGCGATGGTCCCGCATATGACCATGGTCTTGATGGCTACGTGTCCATGATGAACAATATTAGTCTGTCTCCGTCGACGGAGGGGTTTGCAGTGGCACCCCATCGGCTTGTTTGAGAGGATGAAGATGTTCAGCCCCCAATGAAACCCTAGAAGCCGACTTTTCACTTTTTGGTCCATGATCACTATAGTGTTTGTTCTGGATGCTCGTCTCTCTGTTAGCAACAAACGATAATTTGACATATGCAACCGGCTATGGCTGCATCTTTGTGTAGATAACTTGGATCGGAGACTTTTTCATCGAGATTCGGTGGCTCACTTCATGAGAAGGCGCCATTAGCGTTTTTGTGGAATATGCATTTTTGTCATAAAGCTAAGAGACACTACTTGGCGTTTCTTTGAAGATGACGACCATGTGCGCTGATTTTTGTTGTTGTCTTTTTTGCGTCTGTATTGGCTGTCTGTATCATCGTGTTATTATATAtgtgtttatttatttatttatcaAACTGACGTTTTAAAACAATTTCCCCCTCTTTTTCAAATAGAAACGTTTGTTCGAACCACAACCTTTGGAGCATTCAGGGGACGCAATGGTTTGAGAGTTGGTCAAGATTAACTAAGTGGTCCTCGCAAAAGAAGAAAAAATGAAGTATGACTCTCTGATCATCCACCTTAAAAAAAGCTGATGTGATCCAATCAATGGAGTTGTGCTAGTAAACAATCATGGTCAACGATCTCACATCATATATACACAACTAATGCAAGATTAGCCGAATAAAAAGGTCTCGGGCCTCTGGCTGTCACATGCATGCACGATGATGAGTCGTAGGATTCCGTTGAAGATTTTTCTCTGCATCCCCAACCTATCCGTGTACTGGCTTTGGCTCCTTATATCTGGAGTGGTATTTACGGCAACTCCAACGTTAACGCCGATCATCAAACCGTCTACAAATATTTAAATTACATGATCTGAAATTTTTAAGGCAGCTCCAATGCAGATCACTAAATCGATTGCAAATATATGTCCAGACACTTTCAGCCATTCGACGTGGCTCACCTAAAATGTCCGGACCGGTCCCTCCACTTAGAGCACGATCACCTTCCTCCTCATTCCACCGTGCACTGCCACAATGGAGCCACTTGAGGAGCCAAAGATGATGTTTGTTGTCTCGCAGGTGTCAGGACCCAAAACCGGAGGATGACGCCTGCACGGTTGCGTCCGCTCATCGTCAGCCCGATgcctcaagaggaagacgaaggcGGAGAAGACGGCGATGGCCGGCTAGGTCGTAGCTTGCTGTCCAAAGCGCACCGCCTGGCTGGTGCCGCCCTTTAAATCACATGCCTAGCCTGCCTAGTATAAGACAACCTACTTCTACACGGCCCAACACCTTGGTACGCCTCACACGCAGCAATCGCCGCAACAGTTGCAGCCTCCTTTAATTGAGTGTCGTTCATCGTCGACCTCAACAGCGACTACGTCTGCACGGATTCACCAATCCTTGTCCGACCACGAATTCCCTCTGTGGAGCTCTCATCTGTTGGGATTTGTTGGAATGCCTCAGCCAAGCAAGACAACGGCAAAGGATTATGCGATAATGAACATTATCCACAATAGATGCAGCTATGAAGACGAACAAGTGGATGACTCCCAGGTAGAGCAAGATCCGTAGCCGTACACCCAGCTGCCTGACACCCAGTAGGCGTACACCAGGCAGCAGGACTTTGAGCCGGACAAGCATTGGCCGCCAGCGCCAACACAAAGAAGTGGGGAACCACATACTTGAACGACGATGAGTTGATCTAGGGGAGGTGCTTGGCAACTAGTGTGTATCCGTTTCGAAGCAAAAGGACACAACTTTTTTGGTAAATTGCACATGATTCATTATTGGTGAGCAAAGCAAGCGGGAAACGCATTGCCAATTCCGCCAAGACCATCGGCAAAGAAGATGGTGATCCAACAAAACGAGGGGTCGCACCTGCCACCCATGTGGCTAGGTCGAGGGGGACAAAGTGTAAGACGGAGAAGGAAAAGCGAGAAGAGGTGGCGGCCAAGCTGACGGAGAAGTTCAAGGTCATGTTGGCGAAGAAGGAGGAGGCAGTTGCCAAGCGCAATGAGATGAAGGGGGTCAAGAAGGTGGAGAGACTTGACATGTTCATGGAGATGCAAAAGAAGAAGCTTAAGTTCCAAGAGACAAAGATTTGTATTAAGGCCGAAGCCGAGACACGGAAGTTGTTGTTCATCAAGCCGACAGACTTCGGTCCCAGTGCGGTGAAGTTTGTTCAAGAGTACCGTGCTAGCATGTACAAACGCTTTGTGCGAAAGGAGTATGAAAAAAGGCTGAAAATTGAGTTCTTTGACACTGACAGCTGGACGGAGGCTTTTGGATCGATAGATGTGAAAAATTGGTTGAACATCCGTTGCTTTTGATTGTAGTTCTTTACAACTATTTAAATTTGTGAAAGAAAGAAGGCCGAACAAGGCCGGGCGGGTATTTTGATGACCCCAATTGGATGTCATCTGTCCGGTCGGATGTCCATGGACACGAAACGTGTCCACAGAGATTTTTTTTGAGAAgttttcaatctattcatcttcaatcatgacagtacaaagaacaccagaggtaataaaaattacaaccagctccgtggaccacctagcgacgactacaggCACTGGAGTGTGCCGAAGGCGCACCGCCATTATCACCCATCCCTTGCTGGACTCGGGCAAACCTTGTTAGACAGTCAGAAAGTCGTCATGCTAAGACCCCATAGGACCAACGCACCAGAGCAGCAACCATCGCTGATAAAGAAAGTCGTAGATCGGAAGGATCAAATCTGTAAACATCTAAATGAAGACAAACGAAGAACAGACCCACCGAAGACCAGCATCGATTGAATCATGCGGGATCCAAGGGAGACACGCCTCCACACGCCCTCCGACGATGCTAGATGCACCATCGGAACGGGAATAGTACATGTGAGACATTATTGTTACTGAGGGACATCGTTTCCGCCACACAGCGCCAACCATGACGTTGAACCTAAAAAAACGAGAAATGGGTCACTCGagtcgagggggggggggggggggggggcgaggtcCTTTGCACCTCCATGGCCTACAGGCCATAGGAGATAGGACGGACCGGAGGCGGCGCCGATGGGAGGAGGGGAAAGCTTGATATCTTTTCTTGTAAGCTTCTGTTATCTTATCCCGTGTCCGCAATTTTTTTTATGATGTCTAATATATGATTCACGTTAGCGTTGCCCTTAGTTTATCACGGCGATGATATTGAGGCATTTGATTGGATTGATTGCGTTGACCAACATGACGTAAGTCTGGGAAATTAGCTCACCGCTACAGGAAAATATGCATATTTTGAGGAGTGCTGCCCCATATAAGCATTTCTCTCTCTGTATAATTGAAAAGAAACATGTATTCCATGGTCAACAGTGAAATCCAATTGTTGTAAAAGATAGATATTAAATATAAAAAATGTACCTTGACGAAAGGAATAGGGTAGCTGCGCATTTGTTTTTCAGTTTGAAAAAAAATATTTCTCGTAGGACGAATAGGAGCTCAAAAATGGAAAAGAAAGACACCATCAAGCCCGCAACAACGCTAGAGGCCAACCATAAAAGGTGAGACGCCTCCAATCTGCAAATACTACATCAACCACAAGGTACACAAGTAGGCCTTCTCTTAGTTAATTGCACACTAGccagagaagagagagagagagagaggtgggaggaagagagagaggggggtgggagagagagagagagagagagagagagagagagagagagagagagagagagagagagagaagggaaGAGCATGGAGCCCCACATGGAGAGCGCGCTCCGTCAAGGGTTGACGGAGCCGGAGCGGAGGGAGGTGGAGGGCGTGGTGGAGGAGCACCACACATTCCCTGGGCGCGCCAGCGGGACGTGCACGTCGCTGGTCACACAGCGCGTGCAGGCGCCTCTCGCCGCCGTGTGGGACATCGTGCGCGGCTTCGCCAATCCGCAGCGCTACAAGCACTTCATCAAGTCCTGTGCtctcgccgccggcgacggcgccaCCGTGGGCAGCGTCCGCGAGGTCACCGTCGTCTCCGGCCTCCCCGCCTCCACCAGCACCGAGCGCCTCGAGATCCTCGACGACGACCGCCATATCCTCAGCTTCCGCGTCGTCGGCGGCGAGCACCGCCTCCGCAACTACCGCTCCGTCACCTCCGTC
The Aegilops tauschii subsp. strangulata cultivar AL8/78 chromosome 3, Aet v6.0, whole genome shotgun sequence genome window above contains:
- the LOC109786931 gene encoding abscisic acid receptor PYL9; this translates as MEPHMESALRQGLTEPERREVEGVVEEHHTFPGRASGTCTSLVTQRVQAPLAAVWDIVRGFANPQRYKHFIKSCALAAGDGATVGSVREVTVVSGLPASTSTERLEILDDDRHILSFRVVGGEHRLRNYRSVTSVTEFADEPSGPSYCVVVESYVVDVPEGNTEEDTRMFTDTVVKLNLQKLAAIATTTTSSSPPPSDEQS